The region CATGCATCTTGAACTTGTATATCTCGTTCATCATCATAACAAATGCCATCTCGGTTGGGCCGTCACGAGGTTGAATCTTCTCTGTTGAGCCGGGGAAGAGATCTGCGTCATTGACGTTTTGGGGCGTCTTGGTATCCCAATGTAAGGGTTGCAGAGACTGGCTGAGGCCGGACAACATGGCGTATTTGGAGTCTTGAATAATAATCTGCCACCAAAGGCGCCGGCGCATTTCTGTCTCATAAGGTTCTAGTCCAAGAATTTCGCCGTCGCGGTGGTAGCCCATCTTTTGCGCGATACGTACAATGGTGCCAGTAAGAACCCAAGCGGCATGGCGATCATACCGTCCTTGCAGGCAGTGCTATGTCAAAGGGTTAGACTTGGGACGTGAAAGATCTCAAACACAAAACATACCATGAAATGAATAAGCGCCTGCAATGCAGTCATATTATAGTTTTTCAAAAAGTTAAATCGTATTAATGCCACCTTTGTGCCAGCCAAGAATTTTTGAATGGCAGACTCCCGGGACATACCGAGCAGCTGAATAGACTCCGCCTCTGTCAGAGAAAGCGCGGCAGTTGTGTAGATGGACAAAACAAGCgcctgttggtggtgaggtaAGTTGCTAATATTTGTGGCGCCTTCCATTACCATAGGCTGAACTGTAGGAACGTGTACCACCTTGAACAAGGGGTTGACGCGATCCAAGAATAGTTGCCATAGTTTGAATGCATGGATGGGGTCTGGGACGAGGTCCTCGGTGTTGGCAGTGGAGAGATCACCAGGGAAGAACAGGTCGGTGTTGTTTTCTGGTGTTAGCTCTTCTGAGCCAAGTATACTAGAGTCCTCAGGGTCCTCGGTCTCAACAATGTCTCGCATGGCTTGCAGCTACACATGAGTTAGCGTGAATGAATAAAATGACTAAAGAAAGTATTGGGTGCCCGGGCTGACTTGCAGTTTAAGCTGATGCCGCAACTGTCATTTCACAACGTACCTCTTCGTAAACTGTAGCCCAGATGTAGCTATCCATGAATCGAACACTTCCATCGTCGTTGACCATTCGACAAGCAGGTTTCCAATTTCCCTGCTTTTCGGTTCCGAGAGGTGCAGACTCCGACCTATCCGACATGACAGGTTCGCTGACTGCTGGTGTCGCCGTCTGCAGCGTCGGCGGCGGCTGTTGGCCTGGTGCAGAGCCGTCTGCATATTGCTTCAGTAGTTCTTCGCATCTTGCCAGACGCTCTTGTAGGTCTTGATTAGGGCGGCGACGTTTGCGCGCAGGCGCCGGTGTACTCGGAACACATGTGACGTTTGCCTAAGGCGCGGTGAGCTGAAGTTTGGTGGAATCATTCTGCCTCGTCAAGAGATCCAGGCTTCCAGAAAGCGGGACCAAGGCACAAAAGGTGGGATGAGATCGGAGATGCTTGCCCGAACCCATGGTGCAAAAGCGAACGAGCAACGTACCTTGATACAGTTAGAGCAAGGAGAATTGCGATCACATTTGATCTTGCGATGCTGGCAGAGAACACATGCGAGAATTCGAGCATGCCTCTGCGGCGCAGCAGGCGAAACGGTTGCTGACATGGCTAGCCCACGAGTTTTCTCACATGCCAGATAGTAATACGTGTGGAGGGGTAGTCGAGAATCGTGAGGATGATAATATCAATGCCAATTGCTGAATGAGCCGGAGACCGGTCACCGTAGAAAGATGCAGTGTAAAATCGAAGCGCAAGTGACGTATCTGCCGCGCGGGATATGCAATCGGCGCTGACAAAGATCAGTTGGAAATCAGAACGAAGTCAATTTGGAGGTGTGGCGAGGCGCTAAGGGAAAAAGGATCCGTCCGTTTCAATTCCGCAACAACGCAACGGAGCAGAGGTCAAGTGAGGTGGAGGTGGGAGGTGGGTTTGGATTCTCAACGGCAAGGCCAACAGGCTGACCGACCAGGCAGAGAGGACAGATAACTCGGTCTTTGCGGACTCATCAATCTTCAAAACCTCATCTCGATATTTAAATCAAAGAACGGGCTATTAAAAGAAACAATATGCCAAGAACAGAGGAGGGTTAGCGTTTCACAAAAGAGCTGCCTGGTCTTGCGAATGAGACGATTGAAACCATCTGCAAGGGAAAGCGAGGGGACAGAGAGGCTTCAATTCAGGGACGGCTCCGCCAAGGACTTTTGATGAAATAAAAAGACACAAAAAGAAATCTTTCTGCCTACCTTGGACTCGATTTGAGATGGACAACTGGAGTTTGAGCAAAAATGACCGTCGCGAACAAACCGAACAACGGACAACGGACAACGGCTCACGGACATCCGCTACGGGGGTCCGACATTTAAGGCCTCCAGAAGCATAACTTCAGGCACATGGCATTGGCGCTCATTAGATGCCTGTCTCCCTCTCCAGTCGTGTGGTCACCTCAGGTTCGGTCCAGCCAGTCTCTTCTGCTACCATCgatcttcaatgttcaaagTACTCATACGTCAGCCATGTCAGCACACCCTCTCCCGGCCGGCGCCAAAAGCCACCCACCTAGTTACTTACTGCCTAAGCCTTTCCGCTAGACTTTTCGCCGGCAAACTTCTTTCTAATCCACCCAACCCATGGTTTGAGCAAATTCCTTGGCCAAGGGTGCAAGTCGCAATACATCAATGGTACAAATCCATTGGTTGAAATTCGACAGGCAATACCAGACTGCCAGAATATTCTGGGCAaaatttccccttcttgCTGAGAAACGGGATGGACTAGGCTGCTTGAGGCAATCACGCCCGCCAAATGCTGAACCACCAGCAAGCGTGTAATTCGGCAGCCTTGAAACTCACAGAAGAAGTATCATCGCCCCGACATGTAAGATGGTAAGATGGTTTCGGAACTCCGGTAACCTTCGTGGTATTTTCTGCTTGTCGGACGTGTTGTCACGGTTTGTGCTCAGAAGAAGTATCATCGCCCCGACATGTAAGATGGTAAGATGGTTTCGGAACTCCGGTAACCTTCGTGGTATTTTCTGCTTGTCGGACGTGTTGTCACGGTTTGTGCTGTCAACTTGCCGAATCGCAGCCAAAAGTACTCTTCAGAAGCTAACGGGCGGCAATGCCGTGAGCCATAATGTGATGCTTGGCCAGGCGCCAGGCCAGGCATCGAAAACATGGTGTTTGAGGCAACAAAATTAACCCCCCTTGCGGTTGCATTTGATCCGTCACAAAGGCAACAGTCACAGGGATCAAACCTGACTGCAATATCAATCTTTGGGTACTTGGTGGGGGCTGTGCTAGAAGATGCCAGATCTTCGGTCTATTCGTTTGCACCTCAATCCGTGATATGCCGTTAGTTTTTAGTTCACCGTAGCAAGCAAAATGCGAGACTAGACGGCGGAGCTCTTCCCATAGCGCATCGCGGATTACCACTCCGGAGCAGGCTGGCGGAGTTATGAGGGAGCATGCGCCGAAGAAGTCCCCGAGCGATCAACCTGTCAAGAGAAATCCCTCCGCAGCAAGTCCACCAGGCTCAACAGCGCGGTCTACTGTGCTCTACATAGTCAGTACTGCAGTTAGAGGTTGCTTTTTGTTTGATTGTTCCAATTGTCGTCATCTCCGCAAGGATATCAAGACGCCGCACCGATATCTCGCTCAGCACACCCAGCTTCCTCCATGGTGATGGGAACGCCTCATTTTGGACGAGTGCACACCGTGTCCGATACAGCATGATTGCAACGTCACCAGTTTCGCGGTCAATTGTGAACGTGACCGTGAGACTCTGTGTTGGAAATGCACTTGGCAATTGCCCGCCTCTGCCACGGCTGTGACCCATGACGACGCCGATGACTCGACGGAGCTCCGCCTATCAGTTCCCCAGATGCCCACTCAGGGACGTGCGAGCCAAGGTTCAGGGTTCCATGCACAGCGGCGTCGTTGACCCAACAGGAGGGAACCGTTGATCCCTGGTCGCGAGTGATGAGTCTGGTCGGAAAGACCAGgagccagcccagcccagtcctCGCATTCTCTCCAGGTCGCATTCTTGTTGCAGAACGAAGTGGCCTAGTCGAGCGGCTGATGGACAATCCGCCCCTACCTCTGCAGCCATCATGCTTGGCTTTTCGGATCTGTTTCCCGATCCCATTTCGTCTCCAAGACGGGCCGTCAAGATGTTCAGGCCTCGTGACCGATGACTCGACTGCGTCTTTTTGCTTCCTGGTTTGACAGTTCCATTTTTGGCTTTGGTGAGTATCAGACATTCTAGAAGATCCCGGCAATTCTTCTTGTTCATTCCGTCCCGGTGTATTTACGACGAACCCGATTGGCCGCGGTCAAACGAGAAATAATTATTGCAAGGTCGTGTTGATGCTGCATAGGAGTTTGAATGGAACCAACCACAGGGTACGGAGCGCGGggcaccaccagacatttcaaATTTGGTGTCAAGTTGAATCTTCAGGCGGGAAGGAGCGATGGAGGCATGGGTAGGGCAACCAGCATGTCTCGCCAATCCAACCAATCAAAGAAGTCCTTTGGCATTTGCTCTGCATTGCTCGATGCGAAGGCAGAAGCATTCAACATTGCAGACTTCCTCCACTATTGTCCATGTTCCTTTGTCAATGCCTCAATGtgaaccagacaacaaaatTGATGATGACGGAGGATGGCTCATGATGGCGTCAGGGAGTTCGTTACAGGGCATTTACTCCGTTCACTCCCAACTTCTGGACCTGGTCAACGGTCTCAgtcctcaacaccagcccaCGCCTCTATTGTGGTACTCCCGCTTGTCAAGCATACCTTGTTTTGTTACTGTAATGCTCTCCAGTACTCAACCTCCGCATTATGATCGCCATGTTAGCCTCAGGCCTGTCGAATAGGTGAGGTTTGTAGTGGTCCTGACACAGTATCGCTTTAAACAACAGAGTATGTGATGGTTACGGCCTGTGCCGTGAAGCCCTCGATTCCTTGTCAACACCTGTGAATCTCGTTTGCTCTCAAAATCACTTAGCCTGATACAAGATATTTGCAGAGCATCACTGATGTCCACTGAAACGGCAGCGTCTATGTGTACAGGCATCTGCAGATATTATTATCCAGTCTATGTACCTAGCTAGTCAGCGAATCGGCCATGAGGTCGCTGGAAGGCTGTGTGTTGGAGCCATCATTGAGGCATGTCACAAAACGTAATTGTTCATGGTGATATCGATATACCAATTAAGGGCCATGTCCATTTGCCTCCTCCCCCTTTCCCAGTTCATGACATTGGGTCATGCCTTCGGATGCACGATTCGATCAAACCATTTGTAGTTTCTCAACAACACTTAGATACTGGACTCTGAGGTGTTGCCAGCAAGCAAACATATACTGGGGACCAAGTGTCCTCGAAGGTTCAAATTCGCCGTCAAGTCTCTTTGCTGGCATCTGCAACAGAAACGGTCACGACAATGGCATTGTAACTTCAAGTGGATGTTGCCATGGAGATGGGAtgcttggacatggatttAAAGGTGGGTGGGCTACATATGTCGCAATGTGAATGAACGTCTAACTCTTCGATGTGGGAATTATTACAAGAATTCAGCAAGAAGGCACAAGTAAGGATAACGGGTTAGGACGAACCCAAATTATTcccttgacttgacaggtTGACAATAGTTCAATGCATCGCTGGGTGTGTCGATCGAAATACTTTGTATCCCCAAGCACCTTTCAGTAGTCACCTGAATGAGAAATATGTCGAATTGCATCAATTGGAAAATATTGAGGCTATATCAGGACTTGACTCTCGTGATGCATCCGATTTAGCCTCTGCTTCATTTCCAGTATTCCCTCGAGCTTTGTCAtcaacagaaacaagagCAAGCCTTGCCTTTTTCTTGACGGCTCGTCTATGCCCCGCGCCTTGAACATGCCTCTGCCACGCCTGTTCCGTCACCAGCACAGTCCGGCACACTTCACATGTCCTCTGTATAGGTGTCTCCTGTGGCCGCAGCTCAACCGCACTTGAGAGTACTTCTTTCG is a window of Pochonia chlamydosporia 170 chromosome 5, whole genome shotgun sequence DNA encoding:
- a CDS encoding C6 zinc finger domain-containing protein (similar to Verticillium alfalfae VaMs.102 XP_003002979.1) → MSATVSPAAPQRHARILACVLCQHRKIKCDRNSPCSNCIKANVTCVPSTPAPARKRRRPNQDLQERLARCEELLKQYADGSAPGQQPPPTLQTATPAVSEPVMSDRSESAPLGTEKQGNWKPACRMVNDDGSVRFMDSYIWATVYEELQAMRDIVETEDPEDSSILGSEELTPENNTDLFFPGDLSTANTEDLVPDPIHAFKLWQLFLDRVNPLFKVVHVPTVQPMVMEGATNISNLPHHQQALVLSIYTTAALSLTEAESIQLLGMSRESAIQKFLAGTKVALIRFNFLKNYNMTALQALIHFMHCLQGRYDRHAAWVLTGTIVRIAQKMGYHRDGEILGLEPYETEMRRRLWWQIIIQDSKYAMLSGLSQSLQPLHWDTKTPQNVNDADLFPGSTEKIQPRDGPTEMAFVMMMNEIYKFKMHADSNNQGPAFEAAILGQDLSSDKEASNAMHQNIFAKFRQQCRELDEKLLSMEQKYIDVNAGNVHRAAKGIRQMLMGRIQDMMVPIHEQPEYGTEIFGPKDNLFKIFVLGTEQRLDQYPPMAECGFMWFVKSYFQLDVFAVMTGQLCQRPTGSLADRGWAGVERLYTYHTELFDMSQKQYSVQAQITLKGWKLREQAFMQAGQHLETPQFIQRLRELLPSYDSRSSAQSGATPPIFNQNESQRQATALFQSPQTQKMPQPNLMQQQQQQQGANVDPFLGGLLDMSSVNWDMFGDMMNPQEQLSVGMFGYGGFPGATDGSLAGNSNNMNTGQFR